One genomic region from Bactrocera tryoni isolate S06 chromosome 3, CSIRO_BtryS06_freeze2, whole genome shotgun sequence encodes:
- the LOC120772040 gene encoding uncharacterized protein LOC120772040, translated as MPVKKCEGGEINFLSERLNIPLLLATRNSFKNERIISKYIKTKHKFYTMDCIAEKGIETRSKEHARHLLGDYPENTGPCSSRRLVDDVRDAYNLKTFHLPPNIYDISKEPFASRRGLGGAYWRKLRKEFKIDLQEYNKYTPPKKTRDKWKLYNVTKLTDRFNLPHNRHKGVFLSNPRQRPASTRCMVTDPVLVKRLPTEPSPAQYNVERHTIQHNMSKPIHPPKHNPHLFLRNSCIPEKLPGIIRRHLSFEPAVGRYEVRFPKHCACGKKIFTPGLPLIIDREKRKKFRRIPYKKIKSHLYCAPDFTHVIGHGHTYVFRLPGSKLHQPKKLDKSLKRLFSPRAAQQFHDYRYINMILAPRRRRLSYFPPYINLYQEQKVRFNCIVKVTIIRRPLSKGKKLGFGGTAKRFSYVDYHSSILTAAQARQIKESLPAERQLQDHPITRRPLTEIKSRFLEWYTEQKEEIRPIFERKGPAKLPPLPEPKLLVTKKDLLPDLKPGVAYRPPVLYNKPIDIHEFLKTATTTDQETVDEN; from the exons ATGCCCGTCAAAAAGTGCGAAGGTggtgaaataaattttctctcGGAACGCCTCAACATACCGCTTTTATTGGCCACAC GCAACAGCTTTAAGAATGAACGCATTATATCCAAATACATTAAGACCAAACATAAATTCTATACAATGGACTGCATTGCAG AGAAGGGCATCGAAACGCGTTCGAAGGAGCATGCGCGTCATCTCTTAGGTGATTATCCCGAAAACACTGGACCATGCTCGAGTCGACGCTTGGTTGATGACGTACGTGATGCATACAATCTCAAAACCTTTCATCTGCCACCCAATATTTATGATATCTCCAAGGAACCGTTTGCAAGTCGTCGTGGTTTGGGTGGCGCATATTGGCGAAAGTTGAGGAAAGAGTTTAAAATTGATTTGCAGGAGTATAATAAATACACACCGCCAAAGAAGACCAGAGACAAGTGGAAATTGTATAATGTAACGAAATTAACGGATCGGTTCAACTTGCCACACAACAGGCATAAAGGAGTTTTTTTGAGCA ATCCTCGCCAGCGACCCGCCAGCACACGTTGCATGGTGACCGATCCAGTATTGGTGAAACGCTTGCCCACAGAACCTTCACCGGCGCAATATAACGTAGAAAGGCATACGATTCAACATAACAT GTCTAAGCCCATACATCCGCCAAAGCATAATCCACACTTGTTTCTACGCAACTCCTGCATACCCGAAAAACTGCCGGGCATAATACGTCGACACTTGAGCTTCGAACCGGCGGTGGGACGGTACGAGGTGCGCTTCCCGAAACACTGCGCTTGTGGAAAGAAAATCTTCACACCCGGTCTGCCGTTAATCATTGATCGCGAGAAACGCAAGAAATTCCGTCGTATACCATACAAGAAGATCAAATCGCATTTGTACTGCGCACCGGATTTCACGCATGTCATCGGTCACGGACATACTTATGTCTTCCGCTTGCCGGGTTCTAAACTGCATCAGCCCAAGAAATTGGATAAGTCGTTAAAGCGTTTGTTTTCTCCACGCGCTGCACAACAATTTCACGActatagatatataaatatgataTTAGCCCCGCGCCGAAGACGCTTATCCTACTTCCCACCATATATAAATCTCTATCAAGAGCAAAAGGTACGCTTCAATTGCATCGTAAAGGTGACTATAATACGTCGACCCTTGAGTAAAGGTAAAAAACTGGGTTTCGGTGGTACGGCCAAACGTTTCTCATACGTCGATTATCACTCATCAATACTCACGGCCGCACAGGCACGTCAGATTAAAGAATCTTTACCCGCGGAACGTCAGCTGCAAGATCATCCTATAACACGCAGACCTTTGACGGAGATTAAATCGCGCTTTTTAGAGTGGTACACAGAGCAAAAGGAAGAAATCCGTCCGATTTTTGAACGTAAGGGACCGGCCAAGTTACCACCGCTACCGGAGCCAAAATTGCTGGTGACGAAAAAGGATTTGCTACCAGACTTAAAGCCTGGTGTCGCATATAGGCCGCCGGTTTTATATAACAAACCAATTGATATCCATGAATTTCTCAAAACAGCGACGACCACAGATCAAGAGACGGTAGATGAGAACTGA
- the LOC120770782 gene encoding uncharacterized protein LOC120770782, translating to MHHQYCRRNEINFLTDRLTLPLFLATRVSSKKSEYRIRTEEIIRKMCEEEKRLNTKMRSVYEKRIGIYAENPRPCINLRHIKLVRDHSDTKYFHLPPNIYETDKIPFEKRRGLGGAYWHRSSTNKLSSGNAQVTNWQFYNIPRDSDRFTNRHNHYKGKFRTMTPKGRDTKWNSQSDLAEKQSDLAKDSQLNRLNLNWDLTSQHYNLRTNAAKPNPHVFLQNSCVPEKRMSYIPRHQSFQPAVGRYEIAMEAAIQPVIQPAIKRVPYASIKKKLSHSQSIPKIVTGSVRRRLLHWMLDAATLTQAKLFDLDDLEEPQLRRASISRHAQKVMPMKVANIRFNSIIAEPRMKINVGSSKQPAPRASAASKQFQLSRKEAAVQKQFVAKREYKRNFKFRPLPSPKVLATKTEIFANIYSCDTPCFYFRKLDIDKFLKKSTANKTQTKC from the exons ATGCACCATCAATACTGCAGGcgtaatgaaattaattttctaacGGACCGTCTGACCCTACCCCTGTTCCTAGCCACCC GCGTCAGCTCGAAGAAAAGTGAATACAGAATAAGAACTGAGGAAATCATCCGGAAAATGTGTGAAGAAG AAAAGCGACTGAATACGAAAATGCGAAGCGTTTATGAAAAACGCATTGGAATATATGCAGAAAACCCAAGACCCTGCATAAACTTGCGACACATCAAGCTGGTGCGCGACCACAGTGAtaccaaatattttcatttaccaCCGAATATCTACGAAACCGACAAAATACCATTTGAGAAACGACGCGGGTTAGGCGGCGCTTACTGGCATAGATCGTCTACGAACAAGTTGTCCTCAGGTAATGCACAAGTCACAAACTGGCAGTTCTATAATATACCGCGTGATAGCGATCGCTTCACGAATCGACATAATCATTACAAAGGCAAATTTCGGACAA tgACACCGAAAGGTCGCGACACAAAATGGAATTCACAGAGCGATCTCGCCGAAAAGCAAAGCGATCTGGCAAAGGACTCCCAACTAAACCGTCTTAATCTAAATTGGGATTTAACATCTCAACATTA caatctccgaacaaatgcAGCTAAACCAAATCCAcatgtatttttacaaaattcctGTGTACCAGAAAAACGAATGAGCTATATACCGCGTCATCAAAGCTTTCAACCTGCTGTTGGTCGTTACGAAATTGCAATGGAAGCCGCCATTCAACCCGTCATCCAACCCGCTATCAAACGCGTTCCCTACGCGTCGATCAAAAAGAAACTCAGCCATTCACAAAGCATTCCAAAAATTGTAACTGGCAGTGTACGACGACGTCTTCTTCACTGGATGCTGGATGCAGCAACGCTCACGCAAGCAAAACTGTTTGATCTTGATGACCTGGAAGAGCCGCAGCTTAGAAGAGCATCGATCTCAAGACATGCACAAAAAGTAATGCCGATGAAAGTAGCAAATATTCGATTTAACTCAATTATTGCGGAGCCGAGGATGAAAATCAATGTTGGAAGTTCTAAACAACCAGCTCCGCGTGCATCTGCAGCCAGCAAACAATTTCAGTTAAGCCGCAAGGAAGCGGCTGTGCAAAAACAGTTTGTCGCTAAAAGGGAGTACAAGCGTAACTTCAAATTTCGGCCACTTCCCTCGCCGAAAGTCTTGGCTACAAAGACAGAGATCTTCGCAAATATATATTCTTGCGATACGCCGTGCTTTTATTTTAGAAAGCTTGATATCGATAAGTTTCTGAAAAAGTCAACTGCAAATAAAACTCAAACTAAATGTTAA